One Candidatus Peregrinibacteria bacterium DNA segment encodes these proteins:
- a CDS encoding prepilin-type N-terminal cleavage/methylation domain-containing protein produces MNLSPLRRRAFTLIELLIVITIIGILAVALIPRLTGGPGRARDAQRQADLQQIATAMEFLYNDRGAYPNFSGCVSDMTDLSSYLTTVPSDPSSRAVSATHISGTGAPTCSTGYAYVGLNGGSAPTSTYGTYNSTGYLLIADLETETTRGQSIYGGATAFALTWNATAASNFSSNSTKLCSSSSCTATNVWLMSGR; encoded by the coding sequence ATGAATCTCAGTCCTCTTCGCCGACGAGCGTTCACTCTAATTGAGCTTTTAATTGTCATCACCATCATTGGGATTTTAGCCGTCGCGCTGATCCCAAGACTCACCGGAGGTCCCGGTCGCGCCCGCGATGCTCAGCGCCAAGCCGATTTGCAACAAATCGCAACGGCCATGGAATTTTTGTACAACGACCGAGGGGCTTACCCCAATTTCTCTGGATGCGTCAGCGACATGACCGATCTCAGCAGCTATTTGACCACAGTACCCAGTGATCCTTCCAGCCGCGCCGTTTCTGCCACTCACATCAGTGGAACAGGAGCTCCCACATGTTCAACAGGTTACGCGTATGTGGGCTTGAACGGAGGATCTGCTCCGACGAGCACCTATGGCACTTACAATTCCACCGGTTATTTGCTCATTGCTGATTTGGAAACAGAAACCACACGTGGGCAATCCATTTATGGAGGAGCCACCGCCTTTGCCTTAACCTGGAATGCAACGGCAGCCAGCAATTTCAGCAGCAACTCTACTAAATTGTGTAGCAGTTCTTCGTGTACCGCGACCAATGTTTGGTTGATGTCCGGACGATGA
- a CDS encoding S-layer homology domain-containing protein: protein MNPHATPRSTRLIVLAILFTLFASFLPMVRVTEALSIIGRAQLELSGNPGGGLNEIRSVSPVETRYDLVVILVDEEIWSSSSSGSGFFSFLGTAALNEKIQRYAEDVQSALPWTKSMIVTVSPGDSTVDIQRFLEKLYFEGNAEDSDATRLAGVVAVGQVPLPVVNKNGYRFVSLLPYTDFEEPAYIVDEASQDFVLNTGAQNLQAEVWHGVLVPPLGGQDGVDLLAAYFDKNHAFHSGEEEYIRFDEKVFIADFVTESHTLNSVAYGAYERYTNLWEDLAYYRYTNDLIEEVFTEMQSTVNSGDMLDNDFDGNYDEEASNNMDDDGDGLVDEDLGDGFFGIDNDGDGLVDEDGSADNNNDEDHLTDEDPPGDANADGCAGYCGKDDNGDASDSDGDGYPNGLETVLGTDPADESEPWKSVLTFSNAEPYSFNFSTADEATDYWAAAFTDQFFAGNGLDSSCYSNGAYHPEWDDDEDGFCDEDGSIEMPAGAFCAYNDADCDGTVDEDTQGLQPRALFENLPDLQSKKLLEGLTKKYVELFSEPQGVWNRVVRGTGRYEAQALDSNERALSDYDTPISLISKKDEYTLEYLRAVNDTLESLTNDLVNEELARQIPVIGMMELSGTYTAEEEDSEAQAICTAGEAADLTSDACLQFFNSGSSDGVFDSVDLPHNSMAEYVSSNDADKIYMNGTALTDIDSPAACTLFAGTYEEDGQLSQFNAMYSTDQLDLNVNEVQDYKNCVPEFASYLDEIPELCSVATATEDIRNLGGAISADELAERIGQTPEEAASNWEVGPEACYEFREFTTYSVYLQSNGRFNDWLSKKLRKFQKDSGRDESEYEEFLERVQERREEWGPDTVTLRKHFRELDLISSSTEITYTVTDMMNDVLGYREEWNDDDIDTYLALHDEDTPIVIQNPEYGSGTEDLANITVYLNKAYLREDSESFTLDEEEAEMISSSYYHNEPNSATLNAQAATLASPNLPIDATRRVVFIDEADESQTLNYVNAFDASTVSDVQNQLDILAAAVANVSEGSTHANDVENFMDALNVHQLEDALTWYRLSIDEKHDYVLSHYLGSEEPVISKARNGYEVVSIIADGKADEMVAAFHPVDEQESDLEFIYRDLELAEAALSEDQAPSQPEPLSALSNTTPVNLWEWFPAVETWLGELRNSVNNFGTYGGGAVCGDASDFVQENGDEDGNGIPDGAEATLRLTLSSEDYSVLEAYGLNGDTYVVSVSARQADDSLNALDNNTEILLQVVSGTASAEILGSSILQLSGGVASFSIGGLEPGTFTLQASASNRENVTNSNLLSGTVEEKHLKVSTFIRENADGTVQENHSGQRIEVRNENGEVVAVLNPENGDLELRGVQAKLLEATPNLPTRVSIQDSEGRTYGVFFLIPEVKTVAIGDGYAGVFVETLDSSHEALPTDAGVGLFKDTLQMGLVTDHGQIAVSEGYRLEFENPSEINLYEPLYITNSAGERFFKVSIKHSIQQGSLVEPTGLYENHLSLKHKTWFKRALAALVIPDYDADGLDDLEEWVIGTETNLSDTDEDGYLDGTEIFSGYSPLEEEEKLFTDIDGSHEAYYALATLYLRGIVKGYSDGTFRPDNPITREEFIKIDLGAICKDCDSYESAYEEALMALYNQDPFPDENISSELLACVAEAKTSGIVSGYAGGEEAGFFLPNRQISVAEATKVLVETAGFESRTPTSNEAWYVGYVEAAQEHDLFPTNQALTREWLEGSITRAEFVMMAVNLVEAQDCRAVDNDADYLSDVEETVLYGTNPQNADTDLGGVSDFDEIVRSSDPLNAEDDFPADTSDQEQEDYSAYSSFEHEAGLYSVSSNDAYESITVNAESDSSAPNVYTNTIPADGEATLYVRAEITNLEGSIYVDDNSSIVEFVLSSSEHGRLDSNLIQVQGGVAEAVFNASQNAGELHVSAQVREGALPYEGQTIEVYAGQPTSMNLALESTVLPMGGQSVTEATLTLYDRFGNVANYETYSVTLDSNEVTLLDLTDEDNETPGYQIRIQNGTQAFRVLSSVEASTGTIMAALTEQPDIQDNIELNSVEGLNVNVSLSAPYLFAGSEGTQEVLITVTDAEGTLQTGFQGEVSMSTSDPNHGHFDEPTFSLSEGSAAVTLTAGTLAGNGAVLVESAGLQTGSANLEVKPAEIYELRIRKDDGAMRAQAGELEYFWVEGYDVYGNRVTTDSTTTGTLRLTEASADYATLSSAIFQLNQGADRFGVQVGEVSGRLSIVASAPALLAGTWGGNIEYFTTGEELSGMQPQMLYANVLGAPFGNVNEENYVAGWLLFNEKLKPSAVWFLSQNPINLWLLWMLKETSHWPKMDCSLKSWKAQQ, encoded by the coding sequence ATGAATCCGCACGCCACTCCACGCTCCACGCGCTTGATCGTACTTGCAATTTTATTCACCTTATTTGCCTCCTTTTTGCCGATGGTTCGGGTGACGGAAGCGTTGAGCATCATTGGAAGGGCGCAATTGGAACTGAGCGGAAATCCTGGGGGAGGCTTGAATGAAATTCGTTCCGTAAGCCCGGTGGAAACACGTTACGACTTGGTGGTGATTTTAGTGGATGAAGAAATCTGGAGCAGCTCATCCAGCGGTTCGGGCTTTTTTTCATTTTTAGGCACCGCGGCTCTGAACGAAAAAATTCAACGTTATGCCGAAGACGTGCAATCCGCTTTGCCGTGGACAAAAAGCATGATCGTGACGGTTTCGCCGGGAGATAGCACAGTAGACATACAGCGTTTTTTAGAAAAATTGTATTTTGAAGGGAATGCCGAGGACAGCGACGCCACGCGCCTTGCGGGAGTAGTAGCCGTGGGACAAGTGCCCTTGCCCGTGGTGAATAAAAACGGATACCGCTTCGTGTCTTTGCTGCCTTACACTGATTTTGAAGAACCTGCCTACATTGTGGACGAAGCCAGCCAAGATTTCGTACTCAACACGGGGGCTCAAAACCTTCAAGCAGAAGTCTGGCATGGAGTCTTAGTGCCTCCTTTGGGGGGACAAGACGGGGTGGATCTGCTCGCGGCTTACTTCGATAAAAATCATGCCTTCCACTCGGGGGAGGAAGAATACATCCGTTTTGATGAAAAAGTCTTCATCGCCGATTTTGTCACGGAGAGTCACACGCTGAATTCTGTGGCTTATGGCGCTTATGAACGTTACACCAATTTGTGGGAAGACTTGGCTTACTACCGTTACACCAATGATTTGATTGAGGAAGTTTTCACCGAAATGCAAAGCACAGTGAATTCGGGGGACATGCTCGACAACGATTTTGACGGCAATTACGACGAAGAAGCCAGCAATAATATGGACGACGACGGAGATGGCCTGGTGGATGAAGATTTAGGGGACGGTTTTTTTGGGATAGACAACGATGGCGATGGTCTAGTGGATGAAGACGGCTCCGCAGATAATAACAACGACGAAGATCATTTGACCGACGAAGATCCTCCAGGGGATGCCAATGCCGACGGCTGTGCAGGGTATTGTGGCAAAGACGACAATGGGGACGCTTCAGACAGCGACGGAGACGGTTACCCCAATGGACTCGAAACAGTGCTGGGCACCGATCCTGCCGATGAAAGTGAACCTTGGAAATCGGTGCTCACCTTTTCGAATGCCGAACCTTATTCCTTCAATTTTTCTACTGCGGATGAAGCCACCGACTACTGGGCAGCAGCTTTCACGGATCAATTTTTTGCTGGAAATGGACTGGACAGTTCCTGTTATTCGAATGGCGCTTATCACCCTGAATGGGACGACGATGAAGACGGTTTCTGCGACGAAGATGGTTCCATCGAAATGCCTGCTGGAGCTTTTTGTGCGTACAACGATGCCGACTGCGACGGCACGGTGGATGAAGACACCCAAGGCTTGCAACCGCGCGCTTTGTTTGAAAATTTACCCGACTTGCAATCCAAAAAATTACTGGAAGGTTTGACTAAAAAATACGTCGAACTCTTCAGTGAGCCCCAAGGAGTTTGGAATCGAGTGGTCAGAGGCACGGGCCGCTACGAAGCTCAAGCGCTCGATTCGAATGAAAGGGCGCTCAGCGATTACGACACGCCGATTTCTCTCATTTCTAAAAAAGATGAATACACTCTAGAGTATTTGCGTGCGGTCAACGACACCCTTGAAAGTTTGACCAACGACTTGGTCAACGAAGAATTGGCTCGTCAAATTCCCGTCATTGGCATGATGGAACTCAGCGGCACCTACACTGCCGAAGAAGAAGACAGCGAAGCACAAGCCATTTGTACGGCGGGGGAAGCAGCAGATTTGACCAGTGACGCCTGTCTACAATTTTTCAATTCCGGATCCAGCGATGGAGTTTTTGATTCGGTGGATTTGCCGCACAATTCCATGGCTGAGTATGTCTCGTCCAACGACGCAGATAAAATTTATATGAACGGAACAGCCCTCACCGACATCGACAGTCCCGCGGCTTGTACCCTTTTCGCAGGGACTTATGAAGAGGACGGTCAGCTCTCGCAATTCAATGCCATGTACAGTACTGATCAGTTGGATTTGAACGTGAATGAAGTCCAGGATTACAAAAATTGTGTGCCCGAATTCGCTTCATATTTGGATGAGATCCCCGAGCTGTGTAGCGTGGCCACTGCCACCGAAGACATTCGCAATTTAGGTGGAGCCATTTCGGCGGATGAACTGGCCGAGCGCATCGGACAAACACCTGAAGAGGCCGCCTCCAATTGGGAAGTGGGTCCCGAAGCGTGTTACGAATTTCGAGAATTCACGACGTATAGCGTCTACTTGCAATCGAATGGACGTTTCAACGATTGGCTGTCTAAAAAACTTCGTAAATTTCAAAAGGACAGCGGACGCGACGAATCGGAATATGAAGAATTTTTAGAACGAGTTCAAGAAAGACGCGAAGAATGGGGACCCGACACTGTCACGCTCCGAAAACATTTTAGAGAACTGGATTTGATTTCTTCCAGCACCGAAATCACCTACACCGTCACCGACATGATGAATGATGTGCTGGGTTATAGAGAAGAGTGGAACGATGATGACATCGACACGTATTTGGCCCTGCACGATGAAGACACGCCCATTGTTATTCAAAATCCTGAGTATGGATCGGGAACAGAAGATTTGGCGAACATCACGGTGTATTTGAACAAAGCCTATCTGAGGGAAGATTCGGAGTCCTTCACTTTGGACGAAGAGGAGGCCGAAATGATTTCTTCCAGCTATTATCACAACGAACCCAACTCAGCCACTTTGAACGCTCAGGCGGCCACTTTGGCTTCGCCCAATCTTCCCATTGATGCGACGCGTCGTGTGGTTTTCATTGATGAAGCGGATGAAAGTCAAACACTGAATTATGTGAATGCGTTCGATGCCAGCACCGTTTCTGACGTGCAAAACCAATTGGACATTTTAGCCGCTGCCGTCGCAAATGTTTCAGAGGGCAGCACTCATGCCAATGACGTGGAAAACTTCATGGATGCACTGAACGTTCATCAATTGGAAGATGCCCTCACGTGGTACCGTTTGAGCATCGATGAAAAACACGATTATGTGCTCAGTCACTATTTGGGCAGCGAAGAGCCTGTTATTTCCAAGGCTCGCAACGGTTACGAAGTGGTGTCCATTATTGCCGATGGCAAGGCCGATGAAATGGTGGCTGCTTTTCATCCCGTAGACGAACAGGAAAGCGATTTGGAATTCATTTACAGGGATTTAGAATTGGCGGAAGCAGCCCTCTCGGAAGATCAAGCGCCCTCCCAACCCGAGCCACTCAGCGCCTTGAGCAACACCACTCCCGTAAACCTGTGGGAATGGTTTCCTGCCGTTGAAACTTGGCTGGGGGAACTGCGAAATTCGGTCAATAATTTTGGAACCTATGGGGGCGGAGCCGTTTGTGGAGACGCTTCCGATTTTGTCCAAGAAAATGGAGATGAAGATGGGAATGGAATCCCCGATGGAGCAGAGGCTACGCTGCGTCTGACTTTAAGCAGTGAAGATTACAGTGTTTTAGAAGCCTATGGTTTAAATGGAGACACTTATGTGGTTTCGGTCAGTGCAAGGCAAGCAGACGATTCTTTGAATGCGCTCGATAACAACACCGAAATTCTGCTGCAAGTCGTCAGCGGCACTGCCAGTGCAGAAATTTTAGGAAGTTCCATTTTGCAGCTCAGCGGTGGAGTGGCCAGTTTTTCCATTGGCGGTCTGGAACCTGGCACCTTCACTTTACAAGCCTCCGCTAGCAACCGTGAAAATGTAACAAACTCCAATCTTTTGAGTGGAACGGTGGAGGAAAAACATTTGAAAGTGAGCACCTTCATTCGTGAAAATGCAGATGGAACCGTGCAAGAAAATCATTCAGGGCAGCGCATTGAAGTCAGGAACGAAAATGGAGAAGTAGTCGCCGTTTTAAATCCTGAAAATGGTGACTTGGAATTGCGCGGCGTGCAGGCCAAACTCTTGGAAGCCACTCCAAATTTGCCCACTCGTGTGAGCATTCAAGATTCGGAAGGCAGAACCTATGGTGTTTTCTTCCTCATCCCTGAAGTCAAAACGGTTGCAATAGGAGATGGCTATGCCGGGGTCTTTGTGGAAACCTTAGATTCAAGCCATGAAGCCCTCCCCACCGATGCAGGCGTGGGCCTCTTCAAAGACACTTTGCAAATGGGCCTTGTTACCGATCATGGACAAATTGCAGTGTCAGAAGGCTATCGTTTGGAATTTGAAAATCCCAGTGAAATAAATCTGTATGAGCCCTTGTACATCACCAATTCAGCAGGAGAGCGTTTCTTCAAAGTGAGCATCAAACATTCCATTCAGCAGGGTTCTTTAGTGGAACCCACGGGCCTCTACGAAAATCATTTGAGCTTGAAACACAAAACGTGGTTCAAACGGGCCCTTGCGGCTTTAGTGATTCCCGATTACGACGCGGACGGATTGGACGATTTGGAAGAATGGGTGATTGGAACGGAGACAAATCTCTCTGACACCGATGAAGACGGCTATTTGGATGGAACTGAAATTTTTTCGGGCTACAGTCCCTTGGAAGAAGAGGAAAAATTATTCACTGATATCGATGGCTCTCATGAGGCCTATTACGCTCTGGCCACTTTGTATTTGCGAGGCATCGTCAAAGGGTACAGCGATGGCACATTTAGACCCGACAATCCCATCACACGTGAAGAATTCATCAAGATCGACTTGGGTGCTATTTGTAAGGATTGCGACAGTTATGAATCCGCTTATGAAGAGGCGCTGATGGCGCTTTACAACCAAGATCCTTTTCCGGATGAAAACATCAGTTCAGAACTTTTAGCCTGTGTCGCAGAGGCAAAAACATCAGGAATTGTTTCGGGCTATGCGGGAGGTGAAGAGGCCGGATTTTTCTTACCGAATCGCCAAATCAGTGTAGCAGAAGCGACGAAAGTTTTAGTTGAAACAGCCGGTTTTGAAAGCCGAACTCCCACGAGCAATGAAGCCTGGTACGTGGGTTATGTAGAAGCGGCACAAGAACACGATTTATTTCCTACCAATCAAGCCCTCACTCGGGAATGGTTGGAGGGAAGCATCACGCGTGCAGAATTCGTGATGATGGCCGTGAATTTGGTGGAGGCACAGGATTGTCGCGCAGTGGACAATGATGCCGACTACTTGAGCGATGTGGAAGAAACCGTGCTCTATGGCACAAACCCTCAAAATGCAGACACCGATTTGGGCGGCGTGAGCGACTTTGATGAAATCGTTCGGAGCAGCGATCCTTTGAATGCCGAAGACGATTTCCCCGCTGACACTTCAGACCAAGAGCAGGAAGATTATTCTGCTTACAGTTCTTTTGAGCATGAAGCGGGGCTCTATTCCGTTTCCTCAAACGATGCCTATGAAAGCATTACCGTGAATGCAGAAAGCGATTCAAGCGCCCCCAATGTGTATACAAACACTATACCCGCCGACGGAGAAGCCACTTTGTATGTGCGTGCCGAAATCACGAATTTGGAAGGAAGCATTTATGTGGATGACAATAGCAGTATTGTCGAGTTTGTGCTTTCCAGTTCAGAACATGGGCGCTTGGACAGCAACCTCATACAAGTGCAAGGTGGGGTCGCAGAAGCAGTGTTCAACGCTTCCCAAAATGCCGGGGAACTGCATGTCAGTGCTCAAGTTCGTGAAGGGGCTCTTCCATATGAAGGCCAGACCATTGAGGTCTATGCAGGCCAACCCACTTCCATGAATTTAGCCTTGGAATCCACCGTCCTTCCCATGGGCGGACAAAGTGTAACGGAGGCCACTTTGACTCTCTACGATCGTTTTGGAAACGTGGCCAATTATGAGACGTATTCAGTGACTTTAGACAGCAATGAAGTGACCTTGCTCGACTTGACGGATGAAGACAACGAAACGCCCGGTTACCAAATCCGCATACAAAATGGAACGCAAGCTTTCCGCGTGCTTTCAAGCGTGGAGGCATCGACAGGAACAATAATGGCAGCACTCACCGAGCAGCCCGATATTCAAGACAACATTGAATTGAATTCCGTGGAAGGACTGAATGTGAACGTGAGTCTTTCGGCTCCGTATCTTTTTGCTGGATCAGAAGGGACTCAAGAAGTGCTCATCACTGTGACCGATGCAGAGGGAACGCTGCAAACCGGTTTTCAGGGCGAAGTGAGCATGAGCACCAGCGATCCCAATCACGGTCATTTTGATGAACCGACATTTTCTTTGAGTGAAGGCAGTGCCGCCGTGACCCTGACTGCCGGCACCTTGGCCGGCAACGGAGCAGTGCTGGTAGAAAGCGCGGGTTTGCAAACCGGCAGTGCAAATTTAGAAGTGAAACCCGCCGAGATTTACGAGTTGCGCATTCGAAAAGACGACGGAGCGATGCGGGCTCAAGCAGGGGAACTAGAATATTTTTGGGTGGAGGGCTATGACGTGTACGGCAATCGTGTCACCACCGATAGCACAACCACAGGCACCTTACGGCTCACAGAAGCCAGCG